TTACAGAATATCTACCGCTTTGGCAGAAAATGGGGTTTTACAAGTGCAGATGGTCAACCTTTGATTCATTGTGGTCCAATTCAGGCTTTGTGGTCAGCTGCAAAGAAAAACACCCATAAGATTGCTTTGTTGAAAGTCAAAGCACACCAGAAGAAAGGGACAGACAAGCATGGCGATGGAAATTTTATTGTTGATGAGTTAGCAAAGAAAGCTGCTGTGGAAGGAGTAACATTTTCAGGTAGCACAGAAAAATAATCAATTGCGGCTATGAACATTAGAGAACACGTAGACCTGAAAAGTGCTCAACAGGGTAAGCCCCAATAACAGAAGCAATCAGACTGAAGAAAATTGAACAAAAGATTGTTGATGGTCCATTTGCCAAACATGATGCACAGCTAATTGTACATGATAACATATTACTGTAAGAAATGGTGAAACTGTAGTATGGGTTCCACCTACAAAATTGTGGAAAGATATTTTGTATCATATCCACAATCAGGGGGGACACTTAGGTGCATCCAAGGTGAAAGACAGAATAGTCAATATGTTCTGGTGGCCAAGTATGGAAAAGGATGTGAACGATTACTTTGCAAATTGTTTAACATGTGCTCAAATGAATCGATCAGGTGTTAAAAAGAAGGGCTCCTTAAGACCTACGTATGTGTCTTGCTGAAGGCCCATGGACAAACATTTAGATTGATTATATTGGTCATTTACCTGCAGCAAAAGGTGGATACAGGTATATATTTGTGGTTGTTGACACATTCAGCAAATGGATTAAGGCATTTCCAATCAAATCTGATACGGCTTCTACCATAGCACGAGTACTTTGGGAAAAACTTTTTTGTAGATTTGGTCTTCCTCTGAGTTTGGAAAGTGATAGTGGCACCCATTTTACAGGAAAAGTTCTTACAGACCTTCCAAAAATGCTGGGAATAAAGCATCGGCTTCACATAGCACAACACCCACAATCTTCAGGAGGGGTAGAAAGATTTAATAGAACATTAAAGACAGCTTTGAAAAAAATGGTCTTAAAGAATGGTCTTAATTGGGCCCAAAACCTTCCAAGTATATTAATGTCAGTTAGGGGAATTGTTCACAAAAGCACAGGTTACAGCCCCCATGAAttaatgagaggaaaaaaaatttgattacCTGAATACCTTCTCTTTGAAGTCCCCAAGCCTATGATTGAAGGGTGGACAACTGAAACATATCTCAAAAATCTGTGTATCTCTTTACCAGCCATGTATTATCAAGTGGATCAGCAAATTGGACTCAGTCAAAAATACAACAAGATGTATTATGATCAGGATGTGCATGATCAAAAATTCGAGCTTGGTGATGAGGTCATAGTAAAGAACTACCACCATGAGGGTCCATGGACCGCTAACTGGGTGGGACCATACACAGTGACTGAtaaaaaacagactaaaaacagaaaacaggcaAGGAAATGGTTCCACATTGATCAAATTAAATCCTACAAACATTCAGAAGACAATCCTAGAGAGCATAGTGTATAGAAAAAATAGTAGTGtataaataaaagtgtgtgtgtgtgtgtgtgtgtgtgtctgtgtgtgtgtgtgtgtgttttcattttgtttattgtttgctgTGTTATGTGGGACAAAAAGTTATGTGggccaaaaagtatttttattatttttttttgcatgtgtttttcagAACTTCTTAACCAAGAGATATAAGGATGTGGCGATGGGTCCTGACAGTGGTCCTcctgatgatggtgatgatgcaAGAGTGCCCAGGACTGCAACCAGCATCCCCTTCTGGTGTGATGACAAAACCATATCAAGGGGTGTTGATCAACAACATCCAATAACCCAGTTCTATTTAATCTGACAGCATGGTCTACAGATCTGGATAAGCGATGCCGAGGGGAAAGTGTGACAGAGATGTACAAGGATCTTTTGACAACGGTCTTCCTGACATACCATGGATCAGTTGCTACCAGCTCACCCACAAATCAGCTGTCAGGAGAACACTCAAAGGATCACTTAGAGAGAATCTCTTCCGGACGGAAGCTGTTAGGATTTGTTGACAGCATGCTTGTAACCCCAAGACCGGGTTTAGGAATATCGAACTGGATCAGTGCTAAGGAATTTAAACAGAATGACCTTAAACTCAAAGCTCTTGTTGGGCAACAGGTTCTGCAAACAGACGCATATCTACAAGAGGGACTAAGTGAAGAAAGAGAAACTGTACAGGATGTCCACATGATTGCATCTGCCCTCTCCATTATAGCTCAACAAACTAAAGAAGCTTTCAACACTATGCAGAAACAAGTATACTGTGCACAATTTGCCTCCATTAAACACCACTCAACAGGCAATGTCAGTAAAGCCGGAGGAACAATTGGGCTTTGTAGAAGAGATCCCTGAATTTGAATTTGCCAATCCAGAGTCTCTCCACAAGATGGCCGCTGTTCCAGAATCTCTTCACATCTTGTCGACCATGCCCAGTGCCTCAAGGTCAGTCCCATGTTGTCCAAGACTGGCATTCAGTGTGGAGGATCCATCTCTGGTGTCGGTGTGAGCAGCGGGCATCCCAAGGGCCTCAGCACTTGTCCTCTTAGATACTGTTCCCCTGGGCTCAGTGCTCCCTGTAATGTCAGTCGCCATACTTGTGTTTCAGCTACTCACTGCTCTGTTACTCCTCGTGATGCCACTCCAGTCCACGAGTCCAAGCCAGAGCCTGTTCCAGCCCTCGAATCAGCTCCTGAGCACGCTCCAGTCCAtgccagagcctgctccagtcttCGAATCAACTCCAGAGCCCGCTGCAGTCCTTGAATCTGCCTTTGAATTCTCTGTGAGTCAAAAGAGGCCGCTTGTGAACACTCTGattgtcctgtcatggccaagaaGGCCGTCAATGAACTCTcagcctgtcctgtcatggccaaggaggccgtttatgaactctctgcctgtcctgtttcGGCCACAGAGGCCGGTAATAACCTCTCTGTGCTCTGTATTCCAGTCCAGCCTCATCCACCATGGTGGTTCCCTGCTCCATCAGCTCCACCCTGGTGGTCATCTGCTCCACCGTGGTGGTCTTCAGTCCTGCCTGCTCTGCTGTGGTTGTTGTCTATGCCGCTGTGGGGATCTTCAGTTCCATCTACTCTGCTGTGGTGGTCGTCTGCACCGCTGTGGGGATCTTCAGTCCTGTCTGCTCTGCTGCTGTGGTCGTCTGCTTCGCCGAGGGAATCTTCAGTCctgtctgctctgccctggtaGTATTCTGCTCCGCCCTTTCTTCCTGCTCTGACGGTTCTGCCCTGGCACGCTGCTCCGCAAGGCTCCCTGTTCTGCTGGATCCACCCTGGTTTCCTGCTCCGCCCTAGCACCCTGCTCTGCCAGACCCTCCCTGGCAACCTGCTCCGCCAGCTTTGCCACAGTCCCTAGTTCCCCCACTTCcacatggacctggccctccatccctcctccTTTTCtgctccacctccctcctggactCATTTTTGTTCTCGCTTGGGAGTgtatggggtgggggggggggggtgctccTGAAGGGGGGGGCTCTGTCACGAcctccagctggagtgcccatgaactccaccagagggcactATGACACTTATTACATTTACCTGTGTCTTGTTACTTCCATCAGTCTCACCCTATTTATAGCCTggttatccattcattcattgctCAGTATTGTTTAGCATGTAGCCTGTCCTAGTTCATGTGTTTCCTAGTTTCTGTTTCCTTGTCTTCTTGGTTTTTGATTACTGGACTGTGTACCTtgtttctgattgtttgctgcctgccttGATCTTCACCTGTTTATTGGATTACTGTTGTCTCATCCTGGATTATACCTGTTTTCTGTTGTTTGACCCTGTCTGTTTTGACCACTCTTTTAATATaaagctgcatttggatcctcaactctgtTGTCACGCCTCAACATTACTGGCAcgtaacaaaactaaatataaaactatttctattttatataagattcatattttaaacatttacacataCATATTCACACCCAAGTCAAGAAAGATTCAGAAGTTTACAGTTTACAacttcaacaatgataataatattagcataactcaaatcaacatttgtaaataaatattgtttaaatcaaGCAATACATTAGTCAAGAAACCtactaatattataattttaaaatttaggcTGCTCATACATTAAGGAGGTGCATTGCTTAATACAGTTGCTGCATTCTGCCTACATCAATGTTACATATACGTctcatttaaaagtgtttaagtCTCCAATAAGTTTGtcttagattatttatttatctttttcttgACTGTCAATTGAAAATTTACAGACAATCTGAACATCGCCTATGTaagcaaagcaaataaaaataaccacaacaaactagaaatatatatatataaaaaatggcaAACCAGGCAACTAAAGTGAAACTGAATATCAGTGTTGTTACACAattatctttcaaaaacattaggcCAGTCGAATTTAGCCTGGAACTAGctgttatgtaatattatataatgttaccATAGTAATACTGATTTGCAAAACAGCCTTTCGGTGGGCCTCTTATTACTCAGGTTGACCATTTCTCGCTGTCTGACGCAGCGGTGTTATCCACATACCAGACATCAAGCAATCGCCCATGACACTACACAGAAACTCTCCAGAGATTGTTTAAAGCAGTAGGAAAACTTACACAGCTGGAGGATTTTTGACTGCTATTTTTTCATTCCttcataaattgtttaaaaatataatctacAGTAATAGTTATGACCTAGTCCTAGATTGTTGATGGCAAGAACCCAGTCTGTTTTACTTTGGTTTTTGCTCTCTCATggtttttctgtttctgtctgtatTCTTCTCTATACTCAACCATTGAATGTTTATGAGTGCTTAAGCAGAAGCTGgatcatcaaaattaaatttttgaaattgaattgaattaaaatttaattgaaagcatttattgtcattgtatttgCAGACAATCAAATTAAGAGCACTTCTCCTGACTGATGTTTGAAACATATAACCATATAACCACAACGAGAGACAAACCCTagacactattttattttatttaattttataaagtgCAATCTttccttatattataatatttcacatctaGTTACCAGACatactatttcacaataaataGGCCCTGATAATTTAAAAAGTGGTTTTATTGCACATTGACATATTGCACATTGTATAAAACAGGAGTATAGACAGGAAAAGAGATTGGAATTAAATAAATGGATGTAGTTAAATAATGTTactgaaaatagtattttaacaCTGTCCTTTGCCTTTAgtgcattaatgcattttttgagTTTAGAGTCTGGATTGCATCTGGAAAGAAACTGTCCTTTGGTCTTGTGGTCCTTGTTCTTAAGGATCTGTACCGTCTGCAAGAGTGCAAAAGATTAAAGGTGGTGTAAATAGATGGTGTCCTGGATGTGATGTATCCTTGATGATGTTATTTGCTTTTGAGAGACAGTGGGACTTTTCATCAAGAGTCTAGATGACATTCACAATCAAAACAGAGCTGAAACACCTGTTCTTCTCCCATTCCTTTCAAATGCACAGTGTGATGATGCCAGAAAAGCATCATTTCACAAGGACCTTCTAGATCTTGAAACAAACAGTGGCAACTGGCTTGATGAGGGATCCAGATAACAGATACCGATGGCTACCTGCCCACCCCCACCACCCATACCCATGACCTCATCTGAGCCTCCCACCAAAGTGTTGTTGCCACCAGCTTTAATTAAGCAATCCATCTCAGGTGAGAGCTGGGTGTGCTGATTACGGCACTGGCTGCCTACGTGACCTGCTTTTATGAAAAGTAGAGAGAAGAATGTAACCCAGCCATTTTGCTGAGCATAGATagatgctgttgttgtttttataatttttattattatcaaactcTACTAGAAAACTATGAAGcgaaacaatcggtctgtgcaagaaacaaaacattattttcaacattataacctgtaatccagagcctccaGAGTGATGTCGGGTTCATGAATGGATCATTCTTttaaactggttctttttagtgaactggatgaaccagttcaccaaatctgacCAAACTGTCTAAAACAATTTGCGGCACAAGCAGCACAaatctacaagttactcaatcagAACTCACTTTTGGACAAGGCTGACAGTTAGTCCGACTTGAAATAAGACACAATTCCGGCATATATGCTGCTAGAATGATGAGCTGTTGATATGAGCATGCATGAACAAAAAACTtccataaaatctaaaaaaactttaaaaggcCATACTGTTGATACGAGCATGCATGAACCAATGACTTGCATGAAGGGGCGATAAAATCTAAAAGCTGTTTCCATTGGTCAATAAGTAGCACTTTATattgtttggggaaaaaaaaaataataactgggggaaattttttttacaatgttgcCAACtcaacatttgtgtttatttggtttacCAGAAAGAATaccatacattttcattttacaaattCAGTCTATAAAGTGATGCATTCGTGAAGTCATTTAGGAAAAGACAGAATATTGTGAAATCGTTCTGGAATATTGGGCTTATCTAAAGTTGTTCTGTCATGAGCTGAAGATTTGTTAAAAAGGCAGCATCACGCTTGAGTCATAATGTTTATCTTCATATCCGCTTCATAACAGAGAAAGTATTTTACGCAGGCAAAAGACAGCCAGAGCATGACAAACGGAAAGTGAGAACAGATCCAGGCTTCCACTGACGACAGCCTCATTATGCGTTTATAAGAGCGCCTGTCTGATCTCACCAGCGTCTAGTTGGAGAAGATTCAGCGAGACAACACATCAGGAGTGAACTACAATCTGGAGCTGCCACTTAACATGAAAGGTAGGAGAGATTCTTACAAGTCATTGGGACTTTAATAATAATGGTTATTTTCAAACAGAACAAGTTACATGCCTATAACAGTAATTGTTGGAACAGTATAGCATGGTGCTACAAAGGCCAAAGTTTTGGGGTTTATTCCCAGGGAAAACAATGTATTCTttttggataaaaacagctaAGAAAAGAAGTGTAAATAAGAATCCAAAACTgagattaacttttttttgtgacacattttgttaatattctgCCTTTTACAAACTTGGAATTTCCAGGTTTTGCTCAACCAGACAGATCCGTTCCAACAAATGACTCCCCTTCATTCTTTGAGTTGCATTCAGAGTCTGGTTGATTTTATCTGCCAAACATGAAGGAAACTTCAAACTTCATAAATTTAGGCAGCAAGGACAGGCTTAtgctttattaatcaattaattaaataacaaagatTATTGTaacttttacaagaaaataagtctttatagttcaaaatgtctcatttaaGTCAATGTGTTAATTGCTATTTCTATCTAATTGTGAAATgtattacaaatgaaaatgtatttgaagtgaaaatggtttcaaagtaaatTGTGCACCTTTTTTCAGTGTAGTCTTTCAGGATTTTAAAAATCTGATAATTAtaaatcaaggtttttttttttttttcagtgtacatctaaaataaaataacactaatatacAATATCAATTAACATTTCACAGTGTCCCAATGGAACTAAATTCATCAAACCTCCTCTGCAATGACACAGTCGCCTGGATATGGCTGTCATCTCTCCAGCCTCCGTTTCTGGCTCTTATCAGCATCCTGGGAGTGGTGGGCAACAGTCTGGTCCTCTGCGTGTTCTGCTTCCAGCGGAAGCCGTGCACCGTAGCTGATGTGTATCTGGGCAACCTGGCAGCTGCAGACCTCATTATGGTCCTGTGTTTGCCCTTCTGGACGGTCACCATCGCCCAAGGCTATCAATGGAACTTTGGTCAGCTGCTCTGCAAGGTGATCAGCACTGCCATTTCGATGAACTACTACTGCAGCATACTCTTCCTAGTGCTGGTCAGCATGGACCGCTACCTCGCCTTGGCCAAACCCATGAATCCCAGTAAGCTCAGATGCCCCAAATGGGCCAAGCGTATCTGTGTGGTGATTTGGGCAGTGGGATTCATGCTCAGCCTCCCAACTCTGCTCTTCCGAAAAGTAAAATTTGTTCCATTCGTAGAGGTGGAAGCCTGTTACCTAGATTACCCTCATCCAGCCTGGGTGCTCCAATGGAACCTCACAAAAAACTTAATTGGATTCCTCGTTCCGTTGCCAATTATTTCACTTTGTACTTTTCACACGGTCAAAGCGCTTAAAAACCGTGGTCTGGTGATTCAACCGAGAGTTCAAATGGAGAGGAAGGCCGCTCGGCTGGTTCTGACAGTCCTCGTCGTGTTCCTCCTCTGCTGGACACCCTTTCAGTTCTTGCGGTTCCTAGAAACACTTGACTACTTTCAGTTCTTTTCTGGGTGTCTCTGGGAGCACATATTGCAAATAGGCAACCAGCTGGCTACTTATTTAGGGTATAGCAATAGCGCAATAAACCCTTTCTTGTACGTCATTGTAGGGAGCCACTTCAGGAAGAGAGCTCAAGGAGTTTTTCAGGGTCTCTTGTGTTCTAGACGGAAGAGCAACTCCTCTGTGCTCTTAAATGTTACTGTTATCAGCAAGTGCAGTGACAGTCTTAAAGATAACAGAATAACACCAGTGGCACTGAAAGCTGTATATCCACCCATCAAACCTCACATGATGTGTAGATCATTATGAAGAGAGAAAGAAGCTTAACTGGTTGAGGTTGAGGGTTtgactggtaacactttattttgatggtcccccaacagacattctacttaACTACTTAACACTCTACTAATACTCTGAGAGTAGAGCTGACATGTAGTTTCAAAGTTAGAAAGTATCAGAATGTGTAAAActaaccatcaaaataaagtataCCCATTTGATTAcaagtagaatatatatatatatatatatatatatatatatatatatatatatatatatatatatatatatatatatatatatatatatatacctctcATTTGTTTGATTCTGCAATCCTGTTTTCCTTTCCTCATTTCTTCTCCATCTTTTTTAGCTGAGGTGTGGAAAGAATGAGATGTGAGGATGGGGAATTCATGGAATAGTTTTGCTCATGTGGCATGTGAATGATTACTGATGATTTtgcactaaaatatttaaaaaaatagttttgtaaatgtattactgAGTGTAAAACTGTTActgtttacatttcattttcactaAAGCAAATACAATATCCAAAACCTTTTTTTCAccaaaaagtatttcaaaatgattttttgtctgttatgtattttttttttttagttatgtatattgtttataataatatatataatatataatactttatattatttcaCTTGGTGTCTTTatttatgaacacacacacacacacacacacacacacacacacacacacacacacacacacacacacacacgtggcattttttttatatataaatatgtatatatatatatatatatatatatatatatatatatatatatatatatatacatatatatacagtcgtggccaaaaatattggcccccttggtaaatatgatcaaaaaagtctgtgaaaattcatctgcattgttaatccttttggtcttttatttaaaaaattcacaaaaatgtatcctttcattggataataagaatttaaaatggggggaaatataattatgaaataaatgtttttctctaatacacattgggcACAATTAATgccccccttttattcaatactttttaaaacctccatttgccagtataacaggtctaaattttgtCCTATagtgcctgatgaggttagagaacacgtggcaagagatcagagaccattccttcatccagaatcactccagaccctttagattcccagctccatgatggtgcttctcctcttcagttcactcctctcattttccatagggttcaggtcagaggactggaatggctatagcagaagcttggttctaaactcagtgacccatttctgtgttgtttttaaggtttgtgtttgggttattgtacggttggaagatccagacatggcccattataagatttctaacagagtcagtcacttggtatttgatagaatccatgatgccatgtatctaaacaagatgtccaggacctccagcagaaatataggcccacaacaccaaaaatacagcagtatatttcattgtacacatggggtacttttttctctgtgttcaccggtttgtttttgaatgagataggagaatttttcttgtaaccctcctaaacaacatgtgttgatgtaggttctgtttgacaatttttttaaaggttttctgaaccagagactcaactattttctgcaattctccagctgagacgcttggagagtctttagctactcaaactctccttctcaatgcacattaggatgatatagacacacgtcctcttccaggcagttttgtaatattttctgttggttggaaattcttaataattgccctgatggtggaaatgggaattttcactgctctaactcttttttttttttaaagccacttcaccaatttgtgaagcttaATTATCTTTTGCTGAACATCAGAAATATAtcctttggtttttctcattgtgatggatgattaagggaatt
This portion of the Cyprinus carpio isolate SPL01 chromosome A20, ASM1834038v1, whole genome shotgun sequence genome encodes:
- the LOC122149074 gene encoding B2 bradykinin receptor-like — translated: MELNSSNLLCNDTVAWIWLSSLQPPFLALISILGVVGNSLVLCVFCFQRKPCTVADVYLGNLAAADLIMVLCLPFWTVTIAQGYQWNFGQLLCKVISTAISMNYYCSILFLVLVSMDRYLALAKPMNPSKLRCPKWAKRICVVIWAVGFMLSLPTLLFRKVKFVPFVEVEACYLDYPHPAWVLQWNLTKNLIGFLVPLPIISLCTFHTVKALKNRGLVIQPRVQMERKAARLVLTVLVVFLLCWTPFQFLRFLETLDYFQFFSGCLWEHILQIGNQLATYLGYSNSAINPFLYVIVGSHFRKRAQGVFQGLLCSRRKSNSSVLLNVTVISKCSDSLKDNRITPVALKAVYPPIKPHMMCRSL